The segment NNNNNNNNNNNNNNNNNNNNNNNNNNNNNNNNNNNNNNNNNNNNNNNNNNNNNNNNNNNNNNNNNNNNNNNNNNNNNNNNNNNNNNNNNNNNNNNNNNNNNNNNNNNNNNNNNNNNNNNNNNNNNNNNNNNNNNNNNNNNNNNNNNNNNNNNNNNNNNNNNNNNNNNNNNNNNNNNNNNNNNNNNNNNNNNNNNNNNNNNNNNNNNNNNNNNNNNNNNNNNCCCACCCAaccaaaaaggaaagaaagaatAGGATAAGAAAATAATCAGAAAATGAAAACCAAGAAAGTAGAGAATCTCATGCCATCTGAAGATGACTAAATTTGGCTTTATACTTAGTTGGTACCTTAATTACAGAGGAAGGCAGAGACATAAAAGCAACAATTTCAGGAAAAGAATAGGTCCTTTTCTCAATGCCAAAGCTTAGAACCAAAGTTTTTATGCTTTTTCCTATCATGGGTCCATAAATAGATAAAACATAGCTTCTATAGTGCTGCTATATACACTAAAATGGCATTTTCTGGCCAACTTCTCCAGCATAGTGTATGGTCTAAAGCGGAGTTTACGCATACCCTGAGCATCCCTCCATTGAAAGCTAACCATGAATCAGTTACGAAAGTATCACAACGAAGACTTAAAATACGGAACATCAAGAGCAAATATAACTGTTTGGTCACATTTTCAATGTTAAATCCTGAGAATGGCACGAGTATGAATGCATGTTCTCCATCCGACACAATCAATATGTTCTACTCTAGCATCAACAGCAAGGACATGAACCAACTAGCAATGCTCATAGATAAAGATtgtttttttgatgatttctccTACACTAAACCATTCCAAGGGAGAAAGGTTACCTCTCTTTTTCTCACAGAGATATGAATTGTACTTTTCTTTTGTCCAACTTTCTGAGCTCAATCCCAAGCTAGTTTCAATCAACTCTATATTCATAAATACTCTGGTTTTGATCCATAATATGTCGACACTAAGTACTGAAGGATTATCTAACACTAAGGATTCCTTAATATACTCTAGTGGTTATATCTCCTATTTGTAAATTGATGCAGGAGGCTCTAAAATTTCTGGGGCAACTAACCACATGCATGGGGAAGAACACAAAGTTCTACATAGAGAACATTTATGAGGGAGTTGATCTCACAACTGTGGTAAACTGGCATTTAGGTGACGACGAATAAATTGTTTCTAGAATCTAATGACAATGTAAATATTGAACATGACAAAAGTATATTTTGGTTAATGCAGAGTGGAACAATAAACAGGTTCCTTTCACTAGAGGTTGCAGCTGCTACGAGTTATCAAGAGACGGAGATCAAGAACTAGTCATAAAGTAAACTCCAAAGTTTTCTAAAGACATGTTAGCTTTAATCCTATTACTATGTTATCACTAGCATTAAATTCCCTGGAAATGGAAATTCATGCAGGAAAGCTCAAGTAATCCTTGAATCGCCAATCAAACCAGGAAGCTTCGCTTTGGTACGAATATCAGTACCAAGACGTTCAttgtttttttatgatattgGCAAGTCAACAACTGCAATTCTTGATTCTTGTTCAGTTTCTATCCAATTGATGCATGCGGTGTTCTTGCCTTGAAAAATGCAGGAAGTGTTCCAGAAGGTCATTTCAGTATGTGATGCTTTCCCTGAGGCTGCTGAATGTATGTTGATTTCTTATGTTCTTTATATTTTCATCAAACAAGAGAATGGAAATAATCTCAACACGGAAAAAACAAATTCATACGCAGGGTTGTTTCTGATGAGTCCCCTTCTGTTACCAAGTATCTACAATATAGCTCTCCACACGAGCATACGTCCAATTCTTGCCTGCTACCACAAGTTATGGAGCTTCATAGTCGCATTTCTTACACTTGTCTACACGATATTACTGTTCATTATAAAGAAATTCCAAGAATAGAACATGTTCACAGCTTGACACTCATGACATTGGACAACATTCAAGACTTCACTTTTCGCACATACATATAGACGGTAGAAGACAAGACAAGACAAGACTCCACATTCATTACAAGCACAGTAAAACCTTTAAACTTTTCTTACATCTATAGGCAGAAGGCATAAGCCATTAACCATATCAGCTATCAATCATCGTTGCTATCTCGTGATGACCATGATTCAAGCAATGAAAGAGCAACTAGAGGTCCAAGGAAAGGAGGGACCGGAGGTGGCCTGCTAAAAGCGACGAGGGGTTCAATCTTCTCCGCCTTGATTTGAGCTTCGCCAGAATCATCATTTGCTTGCTTCTTAGGGGTCATTATTCCAACTGTATCAAAGTTTGTCATTATTCAGTTATTCATAGTCAAACAACTTCTTCATCAACTACGATCTTCTTGTACATTTGTAATAACAATTCTATCCCATACGAAATTTATACAACACTCTTCCTGTTTCAAAACGAAATAATCTCCTATACTATTCCATTAATAATGTTATTTTACACAACATCAATAAAACTTCcaacaattcatattcatttCAATGTTCAcatgttaaactttttttgtttcattttttctgACAAACTACAATTTTCTCCACTACCACCATCTACACACAAAAAATGAAGATATCATTTGTTATGTAGTTCAAAAGCATACATTTTTATCTTATTACCAACCTTTTGAGATAAAACAATATACATAATTAATCGAGTTGCACGAAAACTGGCACACATACCaagattattcaaaaaaaaacatatacgAAGTTTTGAAATTACCAATTCTACTTCCAGATGGAAATATGTTTATGAATTTGCTTATCTCAGGAACTAAAGTTTTAGTTCGAATCATTTCACCAAAGTCCtgcaaaacatgaaaaaaaaattgtgaaaataaacataaaatattgaattaaggAACAAACTAACATAACCCATGATAAAAAAGattgatgaaattgaagaaatataccagaaaattttaacttattttgctttaaaaaacggatttttttttcttagaaaattgTCAGCAGTTCCAAGGTGGTCGgaacaaaaaaaaggaattgCAGAATGTTCTTGAAAGTTCAAATGGGCCTAATGGGTTTTTGGGTACGGGCTGGGCTGGGCCATTATATGGGCCCCCATGTAAGAAGGATAATTTGGGCCTTGTACATTTGCAAATAAAGCCCATTTGAAGATTGTTGGGCTAGTCCGTTTCTTTACCTGGACCATTAGTGTTTTCGAGGGTCATTTTGCGCTTTTATCTCTATCTTGTGTAGGTCTTTAACTTTTAGCGAATAAAACGAATGTAGCCAAACTCAAAGTTCATACGGTATAAGCAGGGGCGGAGCCACCTTGGTACAGGGGTTCATCCGAACACCCTTCGACGAAAAATTGTACTATTTATACGttgttaaaatattatgtatatatagttgATGTTGAACCCCCTTCGACTACTCCTTATGTCTAATTCTACGAACTTTTAACCCCCTTATTGAAAATCCTGACTCCGTCACTGGATATAAGTTAGTAATCTGAACAAGCATGTATTCAGTTTTTAAAGAACTTGTGTCCTATTAGGTATAAAGTCATTTTTTAAATGACAAATATTAAAGATCAAACTACTTGAAAGATAAAAAATGCATTTTATGTGGttttacttgtattttcatGACTATAACGATACAGTAACCCTATCGCATTGTAGTCATTGTCATATCCATTGTTCGGCTGTTGAATTTATCCATATCCTATATTTTGACGTGAaatattgttttatgttttattaaaaGATCTATAAGATTTCAACAAATATTATCTTTGGCATcataatttgaactttttaatgAATTCAAGTCAATGATAAATACGAGAAAAATTTATTAAGGTgacaagttttttttataaaaaatatatatatatcaacctAAAAAGACATGAAACCTAACATCTTAATTAGTAGATTACAACTCATAAAAACACAAAACTCAACAATTGGAACCCACTAAGCCTATAACCCCATTGCAATTAGTCATTAAACCACACTGCCATCTGATTGTGAAATTGTACCTATTTATaactatttatccattgcaatTTTGGGTAccatatattttactttattttaaagtcgataaacttataaatttttatgcatCGTGAGATGTATAACTTAAATGATGATCgtaaatagtatatatatttgattattaaataAGAGGAATTTAGAGTGTCGTCtatgaatttatatgaattcagtaatttttattcaactttatttatgaataaataaatttattgtaaattttaattattattacataCTAACATGAGATCGTTATAAAAACTCATAAACTCTGATAAAATGCTAGACaatatttaacaaattaatgagattaaatttttttggtcTAAACCATAGGGTACAACCAGCTAATTAATTAGGTTAAGTTATCCTTAATTAATGTAAGATGTTTTTCGAGGGCCATATAGAACTAAACATCATTATATTTCTTGGAATGTTTATTTgcttattatttaaataaattaaataataataattacacgTAACAGATAGTTAATTAagttgtatatataaataaatcaattaattgaATCGCGTCGTCTAAAACTTAAATACTATTTAACTATATAGGTTGaaactataaattttataaaggtATATATTTGAAGGGATGCGATTTAAAGTCTTTGTCAAATGATATCTCGAAATTGCATTTATGCAATTAAAAGTGAAGTACAATAGGAACCATGAGCaagtaatttgtatattttaccCCTCATACTTGTAATAAATTCATATGAtacatttacttttaaaatatgtcaaataCACACCCTTTTTTTACTAGCGCatacaaaatcaattttaacTAATTTAGAATCAAAATATACTTAATATATTATTAGAATATATAGCAACAAAAAATCACCAATTTTTGATTAAATCTATTAAAATTTGActcattaataatatttttgatgtcACTTTCTTTGATAATATCGTATCGATGAGCTAAATTTTGATAGGAAGTTGTGATTTTTTGATAGTGATATTACATCACAAATCAGTGGGTAAGCTAAAATAGAGGATGATGACTCAAATCAATATAATAGCTTTACCCTACAAGTACCCTTCCTACCGAACTCTCCCttttatttactaaatataaataaatatttgttttttttttcaattcggTATTTAAATATTTGGTATTTATAtcgaaatttatttttaaaaggatAAGCattaactaataatattttttttatgtcaagactcatatttgagatttaatATTCAGTatctatattaaaatttgattaattcgAATTCGTACTATTAACTAGTAAGACTCTATTCAAGAATACTTACTAAtagtaatttttgtatttttaagaTTCCAATTCGAGATCTTTATACTCCTAATCTAAAGAACACTTGTTAATTCTTTTGGTTTAACCTTTTTCTTTtgcatttaaattttgtataattcactcTTTGGGTccatttgatattttttgacAATCAAGTCTATAACTACTcaccttttttatttattcaaaataatctaattatCTTGATTTAACACCATTAATGAACTTTTTTATTAAGCTATAACACGTGTTAACTCATATTACCCATTAAAGTTGATTGACaatatatatttgaatcatAGTTTACACTTTACATTAACATATTCCCAATATAGAATGATGTTAATCCAATAGTATTAACCCTTTCTTGTAGTAGTTTTTTCCCCATCAATTATTGGTATCAtatgtgatttaattattatattattttattattgtgtattatttttcataacGATATTTTGTTAtagttactattattatttttgttttctattcCTTAAgctattttgaaatattttatctgaataaatatttttcagaaacaATCTCTATCTTTATTAGATAAAGGTAATATATgtctcaaatatttttattcttcgCATACCCTAGTTATGAAGTTGCATAAATTAAAGTTGTAGTTTTCTAttcatgatcattattttattcattgatTCATTTGGCTTAGCTAATTCAAgaatctttattttataattttatatttttcctgtCTCTAGtcaatgaaaaaacaaaattattatgttgtatGTAAATTGAATAGATCTAATCTTATCTAAGCCTATGTCCCAGAGTGTACTACTCCTAGGATATCTGTCAAGCAAAATTGATTGGTAACATTGACCAAAAAAAGTgggaaaaaaatatgatttaacatTTTATACCTTTTATGTACAAAAAtgtacaaatttatatttaaaatgaaagtATCTGATTTCGTAACACCAAATTTAGGCAAATCGTCTTAATTCTAAGGTCACTAAAATCATCActtaaagttttatatttatggaggactccaattttttttttaaaaaaaagaagagtaattatatagatattttaaaaaataaaattgtatgtgGAAAAAGAAGGTTGtactttcttatttatttcttaatatataatttgactATTTACCATATATTtagcttttttttattttctattttattatttttattgttaatattgAACTTTCTCCTATAAAATTTATTGAGCTATGGTTGCTTACAAGTTATAgcataacaaaattattttttggtggttttttcaaaatttcaagaagTGCCACAATCATTATGTTGAAGAATGCAACATTATTTCGATATTTTTATATCAACTTATCATATTTTAGAGTTACGTTTTATTATTATAgctttattttatagtttttccTGAAAATTTGTAATTGTTGTTATTCTTAGTtcgtaaatatatatattgttgttttagtcattatcaaaatttattcaatttaaatatatctatttatttcgatcttacaagaaaaaaaaagagtaaaagaaaaaattttagGATTAAATAAATCCCAAAAAAGAGCGCTTGGTagattttaacaaatatttgaacCAAAAAATATGGGGATGCTCTTCAAATGAACAAGGCATTAATATAGTTGAGTTAGATGATAATaatatcccaaaaaaaaaagaaaatgtagaAGAATTTGGTGAAAACTGTGGCATAATTTTCGATGATAAAGAACTCCTAAATAATTTAAGTTGTTGCATTCCTAAAAATAAATTcgataatttcttttataaaaaaaatcaaataaataaataaatatcagaATTCCTTCCTAAAATTTGACTTTAAGCCCCTAATCTTATCGAGTCTGCTTTTACGTTAGTCAATCCTATGTTTGCTAATATTTAtggatttaatttatatatacactATGACAACTACttacaagtaaaaaataattgattaatcTAAATTATAATATGGTATACCATGGTCCATGTAGTTGTCTTATGTACTCTTATGTATTACATTTTTCCTAAATCTTTTCATCCACTTCTTTTATAGCCATTTGGTATCGAGTATACACTAATTcgattattattaatttataagaagGGGTTGAAAATATTCTTGATATGAAGTATAGaattatgtataaaatttaacaaaaattgaaattcataaaatttatttttgtaatttttaattaaaaatgaagaaatatttaTCTATCCCAGTATCACACTCCTACTACACTCTTGGTGGTTAAGTAAGACACTTTATGACTTTGCTTTTTCTATAGCCCCATGGCCAATTTGCCATTACGAATTGTTgtttatcaatattatataatttcataaatttgaaataaaatttggagattattgttgtttatccatattaaaataaatttgaaataaaatttggagatttttaaacatatgtgtttatttatcaaattaatcaattatttcaatttcaaatttgaaaattaaaaacatatttttaaagttttttaaaaaaatttcactcaTAAAACGTCGTATTTATAAAAACTTTAGCTCaacttaaaattcaaatactttccttttaatttcaaatatcaaTCAGTTCATATCCAAACGCAATCAGAATTTCACTTTTAACTATTCTTGCCTTTCTTTTTTTAGTGAGAATGCCCTAATTACATTTGTACTAATTACCAATATAAAAGGGGAAACCACACTTAACTTTCAAGGACAAAAGGGCTAAATCCTTCTTTCTACTAAACACaagttaattaatcaaaatcctttttatttcttccttAATCCctcaaaatacattttttttaatggagAAATCTCCAAATTCATCTAGAGGTGTTAGCTATGGTGGAGGACAAAGTTCATTAGGTTATTTATTTGGTGATgataagaaacaacaaaaaattgatgaacCTCAACCTTCTCCAACTATTCTAGCACCTCCTTATGGAATTGATGATGATACAAATTATTCACAAAATAATTCTAATACTACTTCAATTACTTATCAAAGATCTCAAGGCCAAAATTCAGGAATATTCATTACTGtgagtatatattattttatgtttatataaattaatttaattgtccTTGGTTAATTAATAATCAAGAAAGTATGTTCAATAGATCTAGTGATTGTAATTTTTGTATTGCCtttggttttaaaaaaataaaattgtcaaGAAAGAGTTTgttcatttgattatttttttttaatctttcatttattcatagttatcaaatttattgattagtagcTTAAATATGTGgagaattttcattttttttattgcccttgagtatttatttattatcaagAAAGTAATGTTTATGttcatttgatttatttttttccttttttctttcataGGTCTCACTTTTCAGATCTATTTATTAGTAGCTTGAAAATATTGAGAATTCTACTAGAAAATATGAAATCAGCTCTGAAATTTATCGATAATTTCTAGATGACTATAGCAAAATAGATCCTAGCtaattgaattttcttataaGGCATCGCTAATCTATATCTAACTGAAATTAGCAAAGATTTGTCCAATTCCTTCTTTTCAACAACCtctaatgatttttattttaattgtccTTGGTTAATAATCAATaagttttttca is part of the Solanum pennellii chromosome 8, SPENNV200 genome and harbors:
- the LOC107027063 gene encoding uncharacterized protein LOC107027063 → MAFSGQLLQHSVWSKAEFTHTLSIPPLKANHESVTKVSQRRLKIRNIKSKYNCLVTFSMLNPENGTSMNACSPSDTINMFYSSINSKDMNQLAMLIDKDCFFDDFSYTKPFQGRKEALKFLGQLTTCMGKNTKFYIENIYEGVDLTTVVNWHLEWNNKQVPFTRGCSCYELSRDGDQELVIKKAQVILESPIKPGSFALEVFQKVISVCDAFPEAAEWLFLMSPLLLPSIYNIALHTSIRPILACYHKLWSFIVAFLTLVYTILLFIIKKFQE
- the LOC107028117 gene encoding protein SPIRAL1-like 5 — encoded protein: MEKSPNSSRGVSYGGGQSSLGYLFGDDKKQQKIDEPQPSPTILAPPYGIDDDTNYSQNNSNTTSITYQRSQGQNSGIFITGRPSTKVNSVPGGDSSLGYLFGDKS